In Monodelphis domestica isolate mMonDom1 chromosome 1, mMonDom1.pri, whole genome shotgun sequence, the sequence ATCAGTGTCAACTTCTTGGTTTTATGCAGGAATTACTCTCTTcctaaagaaaatgaatgaaaaaatcataATCCTTAACAGGCTTAGTGGTGTCCTCCCTTTAgtatatgattattaataatctCATTCTAATTTTATTGTCCTTTCTCAATGTTTCATCTTTTGGTTGTTTACTGACTGGTATGAAATATATTGCTCAAAGAAAAGTGAACTCTAATATGTAAATGAATAAATGGCATGCAGATACCACCTGGAAAAGGATCCACAGACCTGAAAAAATTCCAATGATGGGGGATATAtgaccttttaaaatttattctacaAGGAACCCCCAATTTTGGTCAAAAGTTATCTACTCCAAAAACAGTCACCTTTTCTGAAACAGAACTTAAGCAATCAACAACTGGCATGTAAATTAATATGAGGGAATGTCTAAGTGCTGAATCCTTAAGTACTAAATCCTAATAAAAATACTAAATTCATGGAAATTCAAGAAGTTCAATAAGCAAACAATTATAAAACAGTaaaaactttgtaaaaaaaaaagaaaaaccaggggTTAGGggtcattttttcctcttcaaattcctggtttaatatatatttttttattttgagaaaaagTTTCAAACATCAGGCTTGTTTCACATGAATAACCCACAATATCAACTTTAGAAAACAAAAgtctgttaaaaaaaatatgagcaTACACTAATTCCTCTTCTGAATGTACCTCTTTATGCATTTCTACTAACAACTgtcattcacaaaaaaaaaaacaaaactgttacATTTTTGTAGTCCCACACTGTAATCCTAGATAGAGAGAAGACACTCAAAAGTTCTCAGGTACAGGGAACTGAATTAAATGAGATTGCCTTTTCACTTTTGGAAATAGCAACCAGTCTCATGTTTGAATTAAACAGAAAACTGGTGCGTACTCCCTGCATAACAAGAGATTCCTTTGGAGACAGCTGATAAAAACCATACATCCTTTTTATTGTTAAGTCATAAAGAGGTATCAAAATTAAAAGAGCAAAATTACAGGATACTTAATGTAActactaggagaactgaaggaagtgGGAAAGGGACTAGGCGCAGGGCAGAATTAATGAACATGGGAAGGATAAAGTTGGGTACAACAGTGAACATGTGCTGAAAGATACTAAGGGAGAGGATCTGGTGAAAAGTTTGATCAAAGACAAGCGCCTAGATAAAGAAATAATGGGACGAGAGTTCTAAAACCCCAACATGTGCTTAAGAGTCGTCCTCGCCATTGGCGCTGTCTCTGTCATCCTCTCcttcttcagcttctttttcATCATCCTTGATCAACTCCAGCtacaaaagagacaaaaggacAGAGTTAGAAACATTCCAGGTGTCCCTAGTCCCCCCCCTTCCAccatatctttctttccttccccacagTTTTCACCTGGTCATCCCCCCgatcttcattatcatcatcatccagTAGGTCCCCCTCCTCAGCAGAGTCATCTGCACCCCCCTCAGACTCCATCTTCACATTAGTCTCATCTTTCTTCAGGGAGCTGCTGCTCTGCTCCTCTTCTGACTTATCATTCTTCATCTCTACTGGGGATGAGAAGGACAAGTCTGTCTAGGGGGCAAGTAATGTCCACAGGATGTAGACAATCCCCAGCTAATGATCATACAACTGCAGCACGAGTCTAAATCCTCCCACAAAAATTCCCTTCCCAATTTCACAAAGTTTCATAAGCCCACTACTCCAGCATATACTTTCAACTACCTTTTGTGATGATAATAGTACCCAACAATATATGAGAGGTAGAACACCATTTACCTGTTTGTTTGCTTTgctctttctcaattttttccaGGCTCTCCAATAAAGAATCCACTTTCTGTTTTATCTGGGTCAACTCCTTCTTAATTGTCTGAAGATCATCACCTTTCACTATAACCCCAAACAACAAGCCACCAGGTTagattaaaaaatcaaagaagccACATATCTAATAAAGCACTCCCATAGGACTTAATAACTAAACACCAGACTACTACTAGGTAAAGCCTGAATTGGGTTCAAAGAACTTGGGAGAACAAGTTGAATTCTACAGTATGCTTCCTAATATCTGGTAGCAGCACTCTTATCACCTTTATTCCATTTTAATGATTCTTTCCACTCTATTCTGTTCCCAAATATTATCAGCTATAGgacttcaaaaaagaaaacaaaaacactttcCCTAAAACagctggaaaaataattttcctgtcCTCAaaagttggggggtgggggtggggagggagtggtgtttgtttttaaattgaacTATAACCTCCCAGGGAGAAGACTGTGgctgaatttgttttattattccaTACCAATATCTGGTCCAACTCACCCAATCCAACTTTAGAGTCTATAAGGATGTAGAATAGATTAATGAATGAGATGGGCATATGAAAGTGTATGAAATTGCTAATCTTGCCACTTACTGCATGATGATGTACCACCCCCTCATATTCTTATCTGCTTCTAACAAAACTCCTCTTCCTTAAGAGAttgaaaattaagaaaactagagTTAATTGCAATTATAATTACATACATTTGCCAGATTTGGATGAAGAGCCCCGCTGCCCACTCTTGGAATTAAAGCCACTTTTGCCTCTGCGGGAAGTGTTTCCTGACACACGTTGGCGTTTTGAGGGCACCACTGCCCGAGCAATGGGAGGAGGTGGTGGTACACGTGCTGGGTAGCTGTACATCCTAAAAGAAAACGGTATTATAAATTTCTTTAGATAAGAAAAAATCTGCAATAGAATAGACCTGAAGAGAAGACCATCTTACCTAAcctatataaaaaaaatatatgtactgTATCTCATTCATGACTTTCTGAGGTTTTTGAAACACTGAGTTCATTTTTGTTCCCCAAGctcaaaaaaaaatgagggttcaacaaagaaatattcatttcttattaGTTGATGCAAATACAACTCATAAACAAGTTGTGATTGCAAATCCAAATtggataaattttattttctaaaatacttttttcattaCAGCCAAAAACGAAAGgtactttgtcattttccttaaagtttaataaaaaaggggggcagctagatggctcagtggataaagtcagACCTGGAGAATAAGGGGTCTTgggattaaatctggcctcaaatttcctagctctgtgatctccTGATCAGGTCACCTAACCCCaaatgccttgcccttaccattcttttgccttggaaataatactttgtataaattctaagacagaagctgtgggcttaaaaaaaatgtaaaaaattacaAACAGCAAAATATAGCTAAAATTACTTTAGCAAATAGCCTTGTCCAAAAGAGGTAGGAGCTATTGATCAAATATAAGATGACCATTTAAATAGCATAGTATTAATTCGATTTCTGTGTATACAACACTAAATAATCTGCATAAATAACAAGTATCTTAGCATTCAGAAGCAATTACAAATATTGAGTAGTTAATAAGCTAGTTTGTGGAACAGAAAAGACTAGTCAAACATTATTACATAATCATAGTGCATGTAAATTGCCATCAAGTTATTTACTGTCATGTTTGAATATCATTCACAATTATAAAATCTTAACTAATTCTTTCACTAGCATCTTAAAAATTCTaatcataaatttttttttgcaagacttctataacaataaatatttgcCTTAAAACTCATCtaatttaaaatctggcctcagtcacttcctagctgtgtgaccctgagcaagtcacttgacccccccccccattgcctagcccttaccactcttctgccttggagccaatacacagtattgactctaagacggaaggtaagggtttaaaaaaaatttttttaagaaaaaaaaaactttaatttaaattgctctgcTACTAGATACATTTAACCTCTAGGCTCCTATTTTTCTCTATGCAGACAGCtaacagtagataaagcactggatcCAATTATGCAGACAGCtaacagtagataaagcactggatcCAATTATtaagtactgagttcaaatcccaccccagATTCACTAGGCTCTGTAGCCAAGCACACATAGCTTaagtctttgcctcagtttcctcaactgtaaagtagaTTATAATGGAACCTATATATttcaaagggttgttgtaaggatcaaataaagatATTTTGGGTTTTGTTAGGGTTCCCCCACCCAAAAAAAGCATGGCACATTGCCTAGCgcattaaatgcttatttccttccccttaacTCATATTAAATAGAGTATTACACTACTTGCATTTTCTACTGCATATTGAATTGTTGATAAAGAAAACTCTTGGTAAGAAGgatcatttattttataaatataagctCTCATTCACTGCAGATGCATATCTATATTTTAGAGATTTTATTTCCCTGATGACAAACAGTATTTAAAGCTTACAAactgaaaggagggaaaagagcagAGAAAAAATGGAGAACATACATATAAAATGACTTGATACTACCCTTACAAtttctgaagaattttttttttttaatgttggggGCAACTCggtgtctcagtagattgagagccaggtccagggaCAGGAGGTcttacgttcaaatctggcctcaaccacttcttagctatgtgaccttgggcaagtcacttgactcccactggctagcccttgccactcttcagccttggaaccaataaaaaatatttatactaaggcagaagataagggttttagaaaaaaaaatttgttttactgaataattttatctttttaaaagcaTGTTTTTGCCTCATATATTGCCTTCAAGATAAGTTCAAGCACTATCTTctgcctttcctgatcttcctaaATGCtaatactttgcatatatttatttttaacttgctACAGATTTTATATGTCTccatcattagaatgtaaactcattaTGGGTAGATTTTTTCATTCACTGTACTTGTATTCTCAGTGTAAGAAAGCAGTTAATACATGTGAAATcaatttttgatttctttatggaGCACTTTGTAACTTAATACACAAGTGTTTTATGTACTTTGGCAAAAAGATTCTGTAATActttacccattttgaacttgCTTGAAGTAAGATTTCcctaattatttcttcttcactttcCTGTATATAGAATGCTCTTGATTTTTAatggtttatttttgtatcctatAACTTCCTGAAAACTATCATCTCaagcaaatattatttttgttgtttccctaggattttctaagtaaatcCTATTGTCATCAGTAACtgaagaattttctctcttcttttcctatctttatgttattaatttcttcctctaaacTTACAACTACTGCCagcttttccaaaattatatcaaataatagtgagAAGGGGCATTCTTATTTATTCCTACCTTCAATAGGAAAACATACTCCTCATTGCATATAATCTTATTTTTAGTTTCAGGATATTAAAAAAGGTACCTCTCTGCTATGATGTTTATAGAATAAactgaaatattgaaataatcatggtTTTGGATGTGTTTTTTAATGATGAACTCATTGTTTTGCTAATGTTAAACTATTCTTTAGTCTTTTGCAAAACTCATAGAGGAAGTGGGGTATGCATTCAAAActaaatgtgatataaaaacataaaatccATCATTATGTGGGAGTCAATAACAATagagaataaagagagaaggtAGCAGAATAGGTGAGAGCCAGGCAGAATTATGCACAAAGACTTAATGTGCCTTTAATATGGTAAAATTAGCTATAAGTGGCAAAAGGGCTCATAACTGATTGGATTATCACTCCAGTCAATTTGATTTCACTTTTCTCATGAGCAAAAGCCAAGTTGATATTCTTTAAATGATATGGAGAACAGAAGTGAAATAGACTATGTaacactcaattttttaaaaactaacttCCAGTTTACATGAATAAGATGTAGCACTACATACTTTCTCTAGTCTCTGCTAACTTTTAAAAGTTCTTCATGaagaaaaacactaaaaagttgAATAATGTGCCATAAAGTAGAATTATAACTAAATGCACAAAATTATAGAACCTTATTCAAGAAGTAATGGACGACATTAATCTTAAAAGCTCTTATTTAGCACCCCTCCCACAAGACTATTTTCCCCTCCTATTACAAATGTGCAACTCAGATTAATTTTGGCCAACTCTGAGGGGAAACCCTAGAGAGGGACAATCTTGTCCCCAAAAGCTACACAGTAAGAGAATCCAATGCTAGATAAAacacaagagaaagaaaactgaagcaatttTGCAATTTTCCATGGAGGAAATGGACAGTTAAATGTTAAAAACCAAAGGGGTAAGTGAGggaaataagagaataaaatacCTAAAGTAATAACAGAGATACTAAAATTAATAGAGAGAAAAGTTCAATTAAATATTATAATGTAAAGAAAAGGGAACCAATCCctaatgaaacaaaaagaatccTGGGAATTCCAAGAATGGAGGGAATTTAGACAATTCAGAATAATTCAAAACAGAAAGGAAATCTatacaataaagaaacaaaaggtcAGAAGGAAGGTGTTAAGTTTTCAAAGTCAAAACATTCAGCAGTAACTtacaaaacaaaagcaatttcTGAATACAAAAAACAGCATGAATCAAGAATACAGATTGTCTCCAGAAAGTCTTACATTTCAAACTACAAAAAACATAACTAAAAGCCAACtccaatatgaaaaaaattctccaagtGGGGCTTGAAGACtttggaataaaaaggaaagggaattcaAGGATTAT encodes:
- the HNRNPC gene encoding heterogeneous nuclear ribonucleoproteins C1/C2 isoform X1 — its product is MASNVTNKTDPRSMNSRVFIGNLNTLVVKKTDVEAIFSKYGKIVGCSVHKGFAFVQYVNERNARAAVAGEDGRMIAGQVLDINLAAEPKVNRGKAGVKRSAAEMYGSVPEHPSPSPLLSSSFDLDYDFQRDYYDRMYSYPARVPPPPPIARAVVPSKRQRVSGNTSRRGKSGFNSKSGQRGSSSKSGKLKGDDLQTIKKELTQIKQKVDSLLESLEKIEKEQSKQTVEMKNDKSEEEQSSSSLKKDETNVKMESEGGADDSAEEGDLLDDDDNEDRGDDQLELIKDDEKEAEEGEDDRDSANGEDDS
- the HNRNPC gene encoding heterogeneous nuclear ribonucleoproteins C1/C2 isoform X3; its protein translation is MASNVTNKTDPRSMNSRVFIGNLNTLVVKKTDVEAIFSKYGKIVGCSVHKGFAFVQYVNERNARAAVAGEDGRMIAGQVLDINLAAEPKVNRGKAGVKRSAAEMYGSSFDLDYDFQRDYYDRMYSYPARVPPPPPIARAVVPSKRQRVSGNTSRRGKSGFNSKSGQRGSSSKSGKLKGDDLQTIKKELTQIKQKVDSLLESLEKIEKEQSKQTVEMKNDKSEEEQSSSSLKKDETNVKMESEGGADDSAEEGDLLDDDDNEDRGDDQLELIKDDEKEAEEGEDDRDSANGEDDS
- the HNRNPC gene encoding heterogeneous nuclear ribonucleoproteins C1/C2 isoform X2; its protein translation is MASNVTNKTDPRSMNSRVFIGNLNTLVVKKTDVEAIFSKYGKIVGCSVHKGFAFVQYVNERNARAAVAGEDGRMIAGQVLDINLAAEPKVNRGKAGVKRSAAEMYGSVPEHPSPSPLLSSSFDLDYDFQRDYYDRMYSYPARVPPPPPIARAVVPSKRQRVSGNTSRRGKSGFNSKSGQRGSSSKSGKLKGDDLQTIKKELTQIKQKVDSLLESLEKIEKEQSKQTEMKNDKSEEEQSSSSLKKDETNVKMESEGGADDSAEEGDLLDDDDNEDRGDDQLELIKDDEKEAEEGEDDRDSANGEDDS
- the HNRNPC gene encoding heterogeneous nuclear ribonucleoproteins C1/C2 isoform X4 → MASNVTNKTDPRSMNSRVFIGNLNTLVVKKTDVEAIFSKYGKIVGCSVHKGFAFVQYVNERNARAAVAGEDGRMIAGQVLDINLAAEPKVNRGKAGVKRSAAEMYGSSFDLDYDFQRDYYDRMYSYPARVPPPPPIARAVVPSKRQRVSGNTSRRGKSGFNSKSGQRGSSSKSGKLKGDDLQTIKKELTQIKQKVDSLLESLEKIEKEQSKQTEMKNDKSEEEQSSSSLKKDETNVKMESEGGADDSAEEGDLLDDDDNEDRGDDQLELIKDDEKEAEEGEDDRDSANGEDDS